In Zunongwangia sp. HGR-M22, the sequence CGGGTGCTACCGCTTGAGGAGAGTAAGACAAAAACAATTAGCCCAATCAAAAGTATAACGCCAATGATCATCGCAATTCTTTTAAGAGTAAATCGTTTCTTTTCTATTGGTATATCCATTTTGGTTAATATTGTCTAATTTGATATTGGTTGTTATTTAAACTCTTTTTGCTGAAATTGAAATTCACTTTGTTTTAATTATAAGTTATAATGATGCCAAAAACATAAAGTTCTAAAAATCAGATGTTTGAAATTTTATTCAGGATAAAAAGTGTTCAGTTTTAAGACACTAAGTGTTCGAAAACAAAACAGAAATGTGAGATGTTAAATTTCTGAAGTCATTTTTATTTATAGGTATTAGAAAGTCGTAATATTGTAAGTATGCAACTGAAGAATGCGAACATACTGGTTATAGACGACGATCCCGATGTATTAACTGCATTGCGCATCATGCTGAAATCTTTGGCGAATAAAGTAGTTACCGAAAAGAATCCGAATAATATTACTTCACTTTTAGAGCAAGAAAAATTTGATTTAGTAATTCTTGATATGAACTTCAACGGAGTCGTAAATACCGGTAACGAAGGGATTTTTTGGCTTAATAAAATCAAACAAATCGATAAAAAAGTAGATGTTATCCTAATTACCGCTTATGCCGATATCGATTTGGCGATTCGATCGCTAAAAAAAGGAGCTTCAGATTTTTTGGTGAAACCCTGGAAGAATCAAAAAGTGATCGATGCATTAAAAGCGCTAGTTGAAAAAAAATCGTTAAAACCACAAATATCGAGACCTACTGCTGCCGGAAATAAAATTATCGGCGAAAGTGAAGAAATGCAGCTGGTTTTTGAGAAGCTCAAAAAAGTTGCACCTACAGATGCCAATGTTTTGATTTTGGGTGAAAATGGTACCGGTAAAGATTTGGTTGCCCGAGCGGTACACGATCAATCCCTTCGGAAAAATAAGCCTTTCGTAAAAGTAGATGTGGGTGCGCTGACGGAGAGTTTATTTGAAAGTGAACTTTTTGGATATAAAAAAGGAGCATTTACCGATGCGCGTGAAGATCGAAAAGGACGTTTTGAAGCGGCCAACGGCGGTACACTTTTTCTAGATGAAATAGGGAATATTAGTTTACGCCAGCAGGCAAGATTGCTTACGGTTTTACAAAACCGAACGATTACGCCCTTAGGGTCCAACGAAAATATTCCAATCGATATTCGATTAATTTGTGCTACAAATTTAGAATTGAGTGATCTGGCTGATGAGAATACATTCAGGAAAGATTTGATTTATCGAATCAATACCGTAGATTTTATGGTGCCGCCACTTCGCGATCGCGGTACCGATATTACATTGCTAAGCCGATATTTTACAGATCTATATGCTGAAAAATATTTTAAAGTACCGTTTTCAATTGATAAAGAATTTTTTAGTAAGCTGAAATCACATACTTTTCCCGGGAACGTTCGGGAACTTCAGTATGTTATAGAAAGGGCGGTAATAATGGCCGATAATGATACTCTTACTGCGGAAGATCTGGTATTTTCTGGATTAGAAAAATCGATATCCACTTCAAGCGGAATTCAGGAAACAAATCTCGAAACCGTAGAGAAGAAAACCATCCTGAAGGTGATCGAAAAAAACAAAGGAAATATCTCTAAATCGGCTAAAGAATTAGGGATTACAAGGGCAGCTTTGTATCGCAGACTTAATAAATATGACTTATAAAAAATACAGTTTAGGCGTTTTGCTAAGACTGCTGATTTTAACGGGGTCTTTAACTGCCGTTGCTTTTGGGATAAGTCTGCACCAAATAGCATTGATCATTGTAGGAGCAATCCTGGCTTTGGTGGTATTTTATAACCTGTATAAATTTATCACCCGTCGTTTTATAGCGATGGACGATTTTTTTGAATCGGTTAAATACAACGATTTTTCCAGACGTTTTGTAAGCAAAGGAGCACCTGAGGATTTGTCTCGACTTCATGAGGGTTTCAATTTGATAAATGATAAAATTCGGGAGATTAATTCCAATAAGGAAGCACAGTATCTTTATCTTCAGAAAATATTAGAAATGGTAGATGTTGGCATCATTTCTTATAATCAAAAAACAGGCGATGTGCTTTGGGCGAACGAGGCAATCAAGAAAACCCTGAGTATCCCATCCTTCAAAAATATAAAATTTCTTAAAAGCCGAAAACCGAAATTATTCGAGACCATTTTTGAAATGAGCCATCTTACCGGAAGTTCTATAAGCATTAATGTAAATGGTGAAAAGATAAAAGTATTGGTTTCTGAAACGGTTTTTTATGAAAACGAACATTCATTTAAGATCATTTTACTTCAAAATATTGATGAAACCCTTAATCAAAATGAATCTGAAGCCTGGAAAAAGTTACTGAGTGTGATGACGCATGAAATCATGAATTCTATCGCACCAATTTCTTCGCTGGCCGATACTTTGCAATATCAGGTCACCGAAAACCTGAAGAATCCTGAAGAAAATACTTTAGATATTTCAGATTTAAATGAAGCGATAGGAAGTATTAAAAAGCGAAGCGAAGGATTGATGAAATTCGCTAAAACCTATCGTAGTTTAAATAAAGTCACGCATATAAACCGAAATAATGTATTTGTAGAAGATCTTTTTGCTTCGATAGAGCGGTTAATGCGACCATCATTGGCTTCTAAGAATATCGACTTATATTTTGAGCTTTCTAATCTACAACTACAAATAAAGATCGATAGTTATCTTATCGAGCAGGTGCTAATTAATCTGATCGTGAATGCGAGAGATGCTTTACAGGAAATTGAAAATGCAGAAATCTATGTAACCGCAAAAGCAACTACAGATGGTTACACCGTTATTAAAGTTATTGATAATGGAAATGGCATTCCGCAGGAAATCCAAGAAACGATATTTGTTCCTTTCTTCACAACAAAAAAAAATGGTAGCGGAATCGGTTTAAGCTTATGTAAGCAAATTATGATGTTGCATAAGGGGAAAATTCAGATTCACAGTGCGCAAAATAAAGGCACGGTAATTGGACTTTATTTTCAGAACAAATAAATAGCAGCTTGTTTAAACCTTACTTATTGAGAAAACTAAATCGTTGTATTGGAATTTGAGCGACTTATTAGGGTGATTCAACGAAAAAAAAGATTAGAAGGCTTTGGATTAAGTAGTTTTGTGTCCTGAAATAAAACCTTTGTTAGTTGTTTTGCGTAAATTTAATTAGGTACTATAAATATATGAAGAATAGAATTACTATATTTTTTTTATTTATGAATTCAATGTTATTCGCTCAAGCGGAAGTTGATGATTGTACTACTTGTCCTCCTAATTATGTATGTTATGAGGGCTCATGCATTCCTAACTCAGGAGGCCCGCCACCACCAGGATTGGACGCTCCTATAGACAAAGAAATTCCGTTTACGCTTTTTGCAGGATTGGTATTCGGAGCGATGTATGTTTATAAAACAAAGTCTAAGAGAGTTCAGTAATCCTTTTAACATACTTACCAATAACATCAAATTCTAAATTGATAATAGAGCCTTCTTTAAGATATTTAAAAGTCGTATTCTCATAAGTATAAGGGATAATTGCTACAGAGAAAGAGTTTCTTTTAGAATTAACCACCGTAAGACTTACTCCGTTTACGGTAATTGAACCTTTTTCAATAGTAATATTATTCAATTTTGGATCGTATTCAAAAGTAAATTGCCAGCTTCCATCGATCTCTTTAACTTCAATACATTTCGCTGTTTGGTCTACATGGCCCTGTACGATATGGCCGTCTAAACGATCGCCAAGCTTCATTCCTCTTTCTAAATTCACAAAATCATTTTCAGCTAATGAACTTAGATTAGTTTTGTTTAGTGTTTCCTGAATAGCGGTAACAATATAGCTATAATCTTTTATTGAAACTACCGTAAGACAAACCCCGTTATGAGCGACACTTTGGTCAATCTTTAATTCAGGAGTCATTTTTGCTTCAATTTCAATATGTAGATTAGAGCCTTCTTTTGCCAGATTCTTTATTTTTCCTACCTCTTCTATTATCCCAGTAAACATGTATTCTATAATATTGGTTACATTTGTTATGTAAAAGTAAAATATATATTTGAAGGAAGTATGAAACATCCTAAAAAGATAAAACTAGGAATTAGTATAGGTGATTTGAATGGTATTGGAAGTGAGATTGTACTTAAAACATTCGATGATTCAAGAATGTTAGAATTTTGTACTCCCGTCATATTTGCCTCTACCAAAATTATTTCATTTTTAAAGAAAAAGTATAAACTCGGAATCAACTTTCAGGGTATTGATAATGCGGAAGAAGTTATCGATGGTAAAATTAACATCGTAAATGTATGGAAAGAAAGCGTAACTATAAATTTTGGAGAAGAAGATTTAAAAGTTGGGGAATATGCTTTTAAATCTCTGGAAGCTGCGACTGAAGCTTTAAAGAACGATAAAATTGACGCTCTTGTAACTGCGCCAATTAATAAACACACTATCCAGTCAGAAAAATTTAATTTTCCAGGACATACCGATTATTTGGCGAAAGAATTACAAGGAGAAAGTCTTATGCTAATGATTACAGACGATTTAAAAGTCGGACTACTTACTGATCATGTGGCATTAAAGGATATTGCTGAAGTAATTACTCCGGAATTAATTAAAAAGAAAATTAGAATTATTCAGCAAACTTTAAAACAGGATTTTAGAATTCGGAAGCCAAAAATAGCTGTTTTAGGGATTAATCCACATAGCGGAGATAATGGGGTGATTGGTAAAGAAGATGAAGAAGTTTTAAAACCTACACTTAATGAGTTTCGAGAAAAAGGGGAGTTGGTTTACGGGCCATTTTCAGCCGACAGCTTTTTTGGCTCTAAAAATTATAAAAATTTTGATGCCGTAATAGCTTCATATCACGATCAGGGATTAATACCATTTAAAACACTTTCTTTTGGACGCGGTGTAAATTTCACTGCAGGGCTAAGTAAAGTGAGAACTTCACCAGATCATGGAACGGCCTTCGAAATTGCTGGAACAAACTCAGCCAATATAAGTTCGTTTAAGGAAGCTGTATTTAAGGCAATTGAGATTTCTAGCTGTAGAAATGAGTATATGGAATTAACTGAAAATCCATTAAAAAGGCAGAGTAAAAAGATATAAACAAAAAATTGTTTATAAAAAGCTTTTAGTTTATTTTATTTTTTATCTTTGCAGCCGCCTTTGTAAAAGGGCGAAAACTCAAAACTGAGGACGACATGAGGAAAATGAAAGCCTATACGATCCCTTTTGTGGGGTTAAAGCTTGGAAAGCACCAGTTTGAGTACAAGATTGACAATGAGTTCTTTGAGCATTTTGAGTACGAAGAGTTTAATAATGCCGATGTTAAAGTCGACTTATTATTCGAAAAGAAAACCACAATGATGGAGCTTACTTTTGAAGCTTCAGGAACAGTAAATGTAAATTGTGACATTACAAACGAGCCTTACGACCAGCCAATAGACAGTAGTTTATTTTTGGTTATTAAATTTGGCGAAGAGTTTAATGATGACAATGAGGATTTGCTAATCATACCACATGGTGAGTTTGAAGTAAACGTACAGCAATATATTTACGAACTAATTGTTCTTGCAGTTCCTGCAAAAAAGATTCATCCTGGAGTAGAAGACGGGAGCTTAAAATCTGACGTGTTGGAAAAACTGGAAGAGTTAAGCTTGGGCAGTAAAGAAAAGAAAGATGGGGACGATATTGATCCCCGATGGGATAAATTAAAAAATTTACTAAACGATTAAATAATAGTAAGCCATGGCACATCCAAAGAGAAAGGTATCTAAAACCAGAAGGGATAAAAGAAGAACTCATTACAAAGCGACAGCACCAAAGATCGCTACAGATCCTACGACTGGTGAGGCACATTTATATCACAGAGCGCACTGGCACGAAGGTAAATTATACTACCGTGGCCAGGTGTTAATTGATAACACTGAAGAAGTAGAAGCTTAATTTTGATTAGGGCTTCAAAGAAATATATAGAAACTCTCACAACGTGGGAGTTTTTTGTTTTTAGTTGATTAAGTCCCAAAAAGACCTTAATTTGCACCCCTGTTTACAGAAATTTTAGTACATTTCTCTAATTGTTTGTACACTAACCAGCTGCAAACAAGGTGTATAAATTCAATTCTATGAATAAAATCACAGCAGCCATAACAGCTGTAGGTGGCTATGTGCCAGAAGATGTGTTGACCAACAAAATGTTGGAGGAGATGGTAGAAACCAATGACGAATGGATTACTACCAGAACTGGAATTAAGGAAAGAAGAATTTTAA encodes:
- a CDS encoding sigma-54-dependent transcriptional regulator; translation: MQLKNANILVIDDDPDVLTALRIMLKSLANKVVTEKNPNNITSLLEQEKFDLVILDMNFNGVVNTGNEGIFWLNKIKQIDKKVDVILITAYADIDLAIRSLKKGASDFLVKPWKNQKVIDALKALVEKKSLKPQISRPTAAGNKIIGESEEMQLVFEKLKKVAPTDANVLILGENGTGKDLVARAVHDQSLRKNKPFVKVDVGALTESLFESELFGYKKGAFTDAREDRKGRFEAANGGTLFLDEIGNISLRQQARLLTVLQNRTITPLGSNENIPIDIRLICATNLELSDLADENTFRKDLIYRINTVDFMVPPLRDRGTDITLLSRYFTDLYAEKYFKVPFSIDKEFFSKLKSHTFPGNVRELQYVIERAVIMADNDTLTAEDLVFSGLEKSISTSSGIQETNLETVEKKTILKVIEKNKGNISKSAKELGITRAALYRRLNKYDL
- the pdxA gene encoding 4-hydroxythreonine-4-phosphate dehydrogenase PdxA, whose product is MKHPKKIKLGISIGDLNGIGSEIVLKTFDDSRMLEFCTPVIFASTKIISFLKKKYKLGINFQGIDNAEEVIDGKINIVNVWKESVTINFGEEDLKVGEYAFKSLEAATEALKNDKIDALVTAPINKHTIQSEKFNFPGHTDYLAKELQGESLMLMITDDLKVGLLTDHVALKDIAEVITPELIKKKIRIIQQTLKQDFRIRKPKIAVLGINPHSGDNGVIGKEDEEVLKPTLNEFREKGELVYGPFSADSFFGSKNYKNFDAVIASYHDQGLIPFKTLSFGRGVNFTAGLSKVRTSPDHGTAFEIAGTNSANISSFKEAVFKAIEISSCRNEYMELTENPLKRQSKKI
- the rpmF gene encoding 50S ribosomal protein L32, translated to MAHPKRKVSKTRRDKRRTHYKATAPKIATDPTTGEAHLYHRAHWHEGKLYYRGQVLIDNTEEVEA
- a CDS encoding sensor histidine kinase — encoded protein: MTYKKYSLGVLLRLLILTGSLTAVAFGISLHQIALIIVGAILALVVFYNLYKFITRRFIAMDDFFESVKYNDFSRRFVSKGAPEDLSRLHEGFNLINDKIREINSNKEAQYLYLQKILEMVDVGIISYNQKTGDVLWANEAIKKTLSIPSFKNIKFLKSRKPKLFETIFEMSHLTGSSISINVNGEKIKVLVSETVFYENEHSFKIILLQNIDETLNQNESEAWKKLLSVMTHEIMNSIAPISSLADTLQYQVTENLKNPEENTLDISDLNEAIGSIKKRSEGLMKFAKTYRSLNKVTHINRNNVFVEDLFASIERLMRPSLASKNIDLYFELSNLQLQIKIDSYLIEQVLINLIVNARDALQEIENAEIYVTAKATTDGYTVIKVIDNGNGIPQEIQETIFVPFFTTKKNGSGIGLSLCKQIMMLHKGKIQIHSAQNKGTVIGLYFQNK
- a CDS encoding YceD family protein, yielding MRKMKAYTIPFVGLKLGKHQFEYKIDNEFFEHFEYEEFNNADVKVDLLFEKKTTMMELTFEASGTVNVNCDITNEPYDQPIDSSLFLVIKFGEEFNDDNEDLLIIPHGEFEVNVQQYIYELIVLAVPAKKIHPGVEDGSLKSDVLEKLEELSLGSKEKKDGDDIDPRWDKLKNLLND
- a CDS encoding riboflavin synthase → MFTGIIEEVGKIKNLAKEGSNLHIEIEAKMTPELKIDQSVAHNGVCLTVVSIKDYSYIVTAIQETLNKTNLSSLAENDFVNLERGMKLGDRLDGHIVQGHVDQTAKCIEVKEIDGSWQFTFEYDPKLNNITIEKGSITVNGVSLTVVNSKRNSFSVAIIPYTYENTTFKYLKEGSIINLEFDVIGKYVKRITELS